The Pithys albifrons albifrons isolate INPA30051 chromosome 13, PitAlb_v1, whole genome shotgun sequence genome has a segment encoding these proteins:
- the RAB11A gene encoding ras-related protein Rab-11A, with protein sequence MGTRDDEYDYLFKVVLIGDSGVGKSNLLSRFTRNEFNLESKSTIGVEFATRSIQVDGKTIKAQIWDTAGQERYRAITSAYYRGAVGALLVYDIAKHLTYENVERWLKELRDHADSNIVIMLVGNKSDLRHLRAVPTDEARAFAEKNGLSFIETSALDSTNVEAAFQTILTEIYRIVSQKQMSDRRENDMSPSNNVVPILVPPTTENKPKMQCCQNI encoded by the exons ATGGGCACCCGCGACGACGAGTACGACTACCTGTTCAAAG TGGTGCTTATTGGAGACTCCGGGGTAGGCAAGAGCAACCTTCTGTCTCGATTCACTCGCAATGAGTTCAACTTGGAAAGCAAAAGCACCATTGGAGTGGAGTTTGCCACGAGGAGCATTCAGGTGGATGGGAAGACAATAAAGGCTCAGAtctgggacacagcagggcaggagcgcTACCGAGCCATCACCTCAGC GTACTACCGGGGGGCCGTGGGGGCCCTGCTGGTGTACGACATTGCCAAGCACCTGACGTATGAGAACGTGGAGCGGTGGCTGAAGGAGCTGCGCGACCACGCCGACAGCAACATCGTCATCATGCTCGTGGGCAACAAGAGTGACCTGCGCCACCTGCGGGCAGTGCCCACCGACGAGGCCAGGGCCTTCGCGG AGAAGAATGGTTTGTCATTTATTGAGACGTCTGCTCTAGACTCTACAAATGTGGAAGCAGCTTTCCAGACTATTCTGACAG AGATCTATCGCATCGTTTCCCAGAAGCAAATGTCGGACAGGCGTGAAAATGACATGTCTCCAAGCAACAACGTGGTGCCCATCCTGGTCCCTCCAACCACcgaaaacaaaccaaagatgCAGTGCTGTCAGAATATATAA